The following coding sequences lie in one Rutidosis leptorrhynchoides isolate AG116_Rl617_1_P2 chromosome 4, CSIRO_AGI_Rlap_v1, whole genome shotgun sequence genomic window:
- the LOC139841694 gene encoding uncharacterized protein yields the protein MDVFAWCENDMTGVPCHIAEHRLNVNPTLKPVVQKRRGMAPDRVKWLCEEPDGSWRMCIDFKDLNKACPKDNYPLPEIDLKVESLHAFPYKCFLDAARGYHQIRMGQEDADKTAFHTGKGIFSYVMMPFGLINAGATYQRLTDTAFEKQIGHNLDAYVDDLGIQANPKKIAALENMTAPKTVKEVQTNEAFGSILVAERDKVQKPVYFVSKALTGSEINYAPIEKFVYALILTSQRLRIYFQGHPVHVLTNMPVKQVLTKPEISGRLALWAVELGAYQISYLPCSTVKGQILADYLAEMTGELEVINERTTLKPVVGKNWDLFTDGASCAEGAGAGLELASPGGEEHTYTLRFNFDVTNNEAEYEALLAGLNIARKMNITKLRAFTDSQLVANQFNGSFEAHDSSMQKYLHLLKELEEQFEHFKLAQVPRSQNKKADALSKLAALTFLHFQKQVWVEELPSKSIDNDLMVASVEEAQPNWMEPILQYIRSDILPSDKREARLVRERAPMYIIQNDILYRKSYCGPKMRCVGPIEAEMIVDEVHNGSCALHSGPFPAGPGNVKFLIVAIDYFKKWVKAKAVRTITGVQVRNFVWEYIICRFGIPRELANSLCEVTNRDIVSGIKRRLCEKRTGWVDELPNVLGAHRITFKRSTGETPFSLVYGSEAVIPTEILVPTHRVASFEEEANDDALGEWVLRNNDASRAEKLGKLGPNWEGPYQVVAINAAGSYKLADVEGLTLPNAWHAALLKRYYA from the exons atggatgtttttgcttggtgtgaaaatgatatgactggtgttccgtgCCATATTGCAGAACACAGACTTAATGTAAATCCAACATTAAAACCTGTAGTACAGAAGCGTAGAGGCATGGCCCCAGACCGCGTTAAATGGCTGTGCGAGGAG CCTGATGGTTCATGGAGAATGTGCATTGATTTCAAGGATTTGAATAAAGCATGCCCTAAGGATAACTATCCACTGCCTGAAATTGATTTGAAAGTAGAATCTTtgcatgcttttccatataaatgttttttggatgcAGCAAGGGGTTATCATCAGATCCGAATGGGTCAAGAAGATGCAGATAAAACCGCCTTTCATACAGGTAAAGGTATATTTTCTTATGtaatgatgccttttggtttaatcaatgcgggCGCGACGTATCAACGTTTGACTGACACCGCGTTCGAAAAGCAAATTGGGCATAATCTTGatgcttatgtagatgattta ggtattcaagctaatccaaagaaAATCGCTGCTCTTGAAAATATGACTGCGCCCAAGACAgtcaaagaagtgcaaa CAAATGAAGCTTTTGGCTCCATTTTGGTTGCGGAAAGGGATAAAGTACAAAAACCTGTGTATTTTGTCAGTAAAGCTCTTAcaggaagtgaaataaactatgcgccaatTGAGAAGTTTGTGTACGCACTTATATTAACATCGCAAAGGTTAAGAAtatattttcaagggcatccagtGCACGTGTTAACTAATATGCCGGTCaagcaagtcttaacaaaaccagagatatctggtagactcgcgTTGTGGGCAGTAGAGTTAGGTGCTTATCAAATTTCTTACCTTCCGTGCAGCACTGTAAAGGGTCAGATTTTGGCAGATTATCTCGCTGAAATGACTGGGGAGTTggaggtgattaatgagcgaacAACGTTAAAACCGGTAGTCGGCAAAAATTGGGATTTGTTTACTGACGGAGCTTCATGTGCAGAGGGCGCAGGTGCGGGTTTGGAATTGGCAAGCCCAGGTGGTGAAGAGCATACGTACACGTTGcgttttaattttgatgtgacaaataATGAAGCGGAATACGAAGCGTTACTTGCTGGtttaaatattgcgcgaaaaatgaaTATCACTAAGTTGCGGGCATTTACAGACTCGCAATTAGTAGCAAATCAGTTTAATGGCTCTTTCGAAGCACATGATTCTTCAATGCAAAAATATTTGCACTTATTGAAAGAATTGGAAGAGCAGTTTGAGCATTTTAAACTCGCGCAAGTGCCAAGAAGTCAAAATAAAAAGGCGGATGCTTTGAGTAAGTTGGCCGCTCTAACGTTTTTGCACTTTCAAAAACAAGTTTGGGTTGAGGAGTTGCCAAGCAAGTCAATAGATAACGACTTAATGGTTGCGTCTGTTGAAGAAGCacagccaaattggatggaaccaatccTGCAATACATTCGTAGTGATATTTTGCCAAGTGATAAGCGCGAAGCTCGCTTAGTAAGAGAGCGAGCACCAAtgtatatcattcaaaatgatattTTGTATCGCAAATCATACTGTGGTCCAAAGATGCGATGTGTGGGCCCAATTGAAGCTGAAATGATAGTTGATGAAGTGCATAATGGTTCTTGTGCACTACATTCAG ggccatttcccGCAGGACCTGGCAATGTCAAGTTTCTGATCGTGGCAATTGACTATTTTAAaaaatgggttaaagctaaggcggttcgcactatcaCTGGTGTGCAAgtacgaaattttgtatgggaatacattaTTTGCAGATTTGGTATTCCGCGTGAGTTG GCTAATAGCTTATGCGAAGTAACCAACCGCGATATTGTAAGCGGTATTAAAAGGAGGTTATGTGAAaagcgaactggttgggtagatgaattacccaatgtgttggGGGCACATCGCATTACTTTCAAGAGAAGCACaggggaaacaccttttagtttggtatatggctctgaggcagtaatACCCACAGAAATTCTTGTGCCAACGCATAGGGTTGCTAGCTTCGAGGAAGAAGCAAACGATGATGCATTGG GCGAATGGGTACTGCGAAATAACGATGCAAGTagagcagaaaagcttggcaaaTTAGGACCTAATTGGGAGGGTCCTTATCAAGTTGTGGCAATTAATGCAgcaggttcatataagctcgcAGATGTGGAAGGGCTAActttacctaatgcgtggcatgctgctttgttaaagcgatattatgcgTAA